The DNA region CAATCGCCAGATTGTTGAACAACAAAACAACTAACAAATGCAATTTCAGGAATTAAAGTACCGCTGATCAACCATGCATTCCGCGGCGCAACCGCGCAAACATACATAGAACAGTGGACTCAGGCACTCAGCCATGAGCCCATGATGGACACGGCGAGTTTAGCACGGAGGCATGTAGCACTGCACCCACATGTCGTGGCCGTTGACACTGAAGAACGCTCAGGTCTTCTTGAACATTGCCTGGTCCCCTAGAGCAACTCTCCCTAGAGCAACTCTAAGAGCCTAGCTAAATCCATTCGAATATGTAAAGATGGAAAAATACTGAAAAAAAGATCCAACAGCCTCTCcatcttcctctcttctctatCTGGCTCGGCATCCCCTCCCTTCCGCTAGGCATCTTTGCCGAGCGGCTCCGACTCGCCATCTACCTCGCGCGCGCTCTTTTCCCGCAGCACTTCCTCCTCCCGCTCgccctccccgcccctctgctCCATCCCCACGCCCCCTGCCCAAGCAGCAACCCCATCCCTGCCTGACCGCCACTCGCGGCCGCCCCTTCCAGCCCACGTGCAGCGGTGGAGCAACAGCCGGACGGACTCCCAGccagcgcgcggcggcggaggagcgcgcGACCGCCCGGCGCCCCTCCTACCTAGCGCGCAACGGCGGAGGCATGCTGGCCGACCTCGCCAGAGACCAAGGAGGCACGGGCGTCCACCCCTCCCCGCTGCCCCTCCCTGCCAGCGCGGCTTGTCCCCGCCGCTACTCCCTTGTGGCcgaggaggcgcgggcggctgcCCCCTCCCTGCGCGTGGCCGTCGCGCCGACGCTCCTCCCCGTCCCTTGGCGCGCTGGCTGCGACACCCACCGCGGGACCATGTACTcgcggcggcgcgaggaggaCGAAGAGGATGACACCATAGGACCAGGCATCGGCCTTGGCGCCATCGTAGGCGGTGGAGCACCTGGGGCGCCGTGAAGGTGGGGGTGCTGCAGGCGGTTTGTAGGCGGCTGTCGTCGCGGAGCGAGTCCGGGAATACGGCAAGGCCGAAGTTGAAGACCTTGAGGTTGCTGTCGGTGTTGAGGAGCATGTTTTGCGGTTTGGCGTCGCGGTGGAACACCCCGCGCGCGTGGCTGTAGATGAGCGCCGACACCAACTGCAGGAACACGCGGCGCGCGGCGTGCTCGGGGAGCCTGCGTGCGGGCAGGGAGGCGAGCCGGGATAGGAGGTTACCGCCGGGGGCTAGCTCCATGACGAGGTACACGGAGCGCGTGGCGAGcacctcgcggaggcagagcaCGTTCgggtggcggaggcggcgcatGGCGGAGATCTCGCTGAGGCACCAGACGTCCAGCGGGCGTCGAGGGGAAAAAAATCGCCCATGCAGGTGATTTGAATATGGATAGTCAAGATTTTAGAGAGTGTTGGTTTATCCCACTGGTTAAGAAGGTTTCTATTTTTTTACTAAAACTCTAAATTTAGTTAGCATTATACCTTAGCTTCTTGGAGTTGCTCTTAGCTTTCTCGTCCTAAACACGATGACACCGTGCTTCGCCGTCTGTCCCGGAAGCGGCTGCTCCATCGCGATGTGCTCGATGCAGCGCCCAAACACCGGGCGCCTGCAAATACGTACATGAAATTAGTCATAGCAGTTCAGGGACAAAAATAAAGAGATTGCTCCTGGCAGCTGCCATTTTTTTTCTCTACTGACGGTTGTCAAGACGAATTAATTTCTGACTAGCTTGACACGTACTTACCGCTCAAAGTAGTTCTTGATGTCTTCTGAGCTTAGAGGGTGGCATACGGGGAACGCAAAGAACACAGTTCCGAGTCCACGGACGGCGTCCTCTTGAGGGCGACGAACGGCGGCGCCATCAGCTCCGGAGCTGGCACTGGGTTGGGGAACCGGCGCAGCATTGCGTGCAGGTTGTCGTCGAACACGAGCGCCGCGACGGTGTCCTCGATCACGATGACGCCGCGCGCGGCGACGCCCCTGTGGAACTTGAAGAACCTGAAGTCGACCAGCCGACCGCCACCGCAGAGGGCCACGATGGTCGGGATGACTTGGAGTTGTGGCAGCGTGTGGTGGACGTAGAGGAGGTAGCTGTACACGGCCTCCGCCTCCATGGCGACCTGCGTGAGCGTGGTGTCGCCGGGCGCCATGGCCGCCACGTTGTTGAGGACGTCGATCCCCATGCTTGTCTCCAGCCAGAGGAGGAGGTATATCACCTTCTGGGCAACCTCCTGCTCGGTCGGCCGAGAGAGGACGCGCAGGTACGCACTGCAGGCGTTCTTGTTCTGGCTGGCGTTGAGGACTTCCCACACCCGAGCAACCATGGTAAACCTGATGGTGG from Panicum hallii strain FIL2 chromosome 9, PHallii_v3.1, whole genome shotgun sequence includes:
- the LOC112873161 gene encoding CBL-interacting protein kinase 7-like — encoded protein: MRRLRHPNVLCLREVLATRSVYLVMELAPGGNLLSRLASLPARRLPEHAARRVFLQLVSALIYSHARGVFHRDAKPQNMLLNTDSNLKVFNFGLAVFPDSLRDDSRLQTACSTPTFTAPQALRVALGRVALGDQAMFKKT